In Mangifera indica cultivar Alphonso chromosome 1, CATAS_Mindica_2.1, whole genome shotgun sequence, a single genomic region encodes these proteins:
- the LOC123223818 gene encoding probable LRR receptor-like serine/threonine-protein kinase At5g37450, protein MARWRFYLIGIILVLCSCRFLLLASAYKTDPVEVEALQAVRQALNDTGNRLNNWNKTDPCTSNWTGVICQMDHNDGYLHVYELRLLSMNLSGKLAPELGRFSQMAILNFMWNNLTDSIPPEIGNLTNLQLLLLTGNQISGPLPDDLGNLSNLTILSLDKNSISGPLPITFANMTRVQHFHLNDNQFSGQIPLALSQLTQLLHLLLHNNNFSEYIPQEISSLRSLKILQLDNNNFEPGEIPDSFQNMPSLVKLSLKNCNLQGPMRDFSSAQSLRYLDLSSNQLSGSIPTNRLGVNITTIDLSNNMLTGPIPSNFSGFTRLQRLSLKNNNLTGSVPADIWQNVNFTANVTLKLYFQNNSLTSIPSTIDPPSNVTIWLQGNPVCTSANEFQIVQFCGSNNGSDEVSGTLNNNPDPACQLCQASLYMEYVPASPCFCALPLGVDVVWTSPSISDFGPYINDFVVYMTTSKSVLNGYPLVIYSFLWQQDHRLHISFKIFPQNTSEFSKTELIAIMDCIATIALPLNDIFGPYEVLNFTLNGAYADVNPEYQKNLRILDVIGIVSGCIAGLIAISLVILFILRKKKSKRMHEVSRQLSFELPIRAASVKRFSFTQLEKATNGFSETSLVGQGGYGNVYKGILDDGTVVAIKRAKQGSLQGEREFLTEIEVLSRLHHRNLVSLVGYCDEEHEQMLVYEFMPNGSVHDLLYGRFRNPMSFAMRLHIALGSAKGIIYLHKDADPAIIHRDIKANNILLDSSFTPKVSDFGISKLAPVPSHAGGEGEVFTAVRGTPGYLDPQYILTHHLTEKSDIYSLGIVFLELLTGRKPNHHGRNIVLEVNSACQSGRIYSVIDNRMGPYSSECLRRFMALALQCCEHETKDRPSMLQIVRELENISSMLPESETCPTDSDMLASSGSGSSGFPASSVSSRRNSHLSGDFPEDGSHLVSGVVPTIRPR, encoded by the exons ATGGCAAGGTGGAGATTTTATCTAATTGGGATCATACTTGTTCTATGTTCATGTCGCTTTCTGTTACTTGCTTCTGCTTATAAAACTGATCCGGTGGAAG TCGAAGCTTTGCAAGCTGTCCGCCAAGCACTCAACGATACAGGGAATCGTCTTAATAATTGGAATAAGACTGATCCATGTACATCAAATTGGACTGGTGTAATCTGCCAAATGGATCATAATGATGGCTATCTCCATGTCTACGAACT GCGGTTGCTGAGTATGAATCTTTCTGGGAAACTAGCTCCGGAGCTTGGGCGGTTTTCTCAAATGGCCATATT GAATTTTATGTGGAACAATCTAACTGACAGCATACCCCCGGAGATAGGCAATCTAACTAATTTGCAGCTCCT GCTTCTGACGGGAAATCAAATATCGGGGCCTTTACCAGATGATCTTGGCAATCTTTCCAACTTGACAATATTAAGCCTGGATAAAAACAGTATTTCTGGACCACTGCCCATAACTTTTGCAAATATGACCCGTGTACAACACTT TCATTTGAACGACAATCAATTCAGTGGTCAGATTCCACTAGCGCTTTCTCAATTAACTCAACTCTTACACTT GCTGTTGCACAACAACAACTTCTCAGAGTATATTCCACAAGAAATTTCAAGTCTCCGAAGcctaaaaatttt ACAACTTGATAACAACAACTTTGAACCTGGCGAGATTCCAGATTCTTTTCAAAACATGCCCAGTCTGGTGAAGCT GAGTCTTAAAAACTGCAACTTGCAAGGACCTATGCGTGATTTTAGCAGTGCACAAAGTCTTCGTTACTT AGATCTTAGCTCAAATCAACTTAGCGGAAGCATACCAACAAATAGGCTTGGCGTCAATATCACAACTAT TGATCTTTCCAATAATATGCTTACTGGACCTATCCCCTCAAATTTTTCAGGCTTTACTCGTCTCCAGAGACT GTCacttaaaaacaataatttgacAGGGAGTGTTCCTGCAGACATTTGGCAGAATGTTAATTTTACTGCAAATGTGACGCTTAAGTT GTATTTCCAGAATAATTCACTTACAAGTATTCCGAGCACTATAGATCCCCCTTCAAATGTCACCATTTG GCTTCAGGGCAACCCTGTTTGTACAAGTGCAAATGAATTCCAAATAGTTCAGTTCTGTGGATCTAATAACGGAAGTGATGAGGTTAGTGGAACTTTGAATAACAATCCTGATCCTGCCTGCCAGCTCTGTCAAGCTAGTTTGTATATGGAATATGTCCCAGCATCTCCCTGCTTCTGTGCTCTGCCCCTTGGAGTTGATGTAGTTTGGACAAGCCCCAGCATATCTGATTTTGGCCCATACATCAATGACTTTGTGGTGTACATGACGACCTCCAAAAGTGTCTTGAATGGTTATCCATTAGTTATCTACTCATTTTTATGGCAACAAGATCACAGACTACATATTAGCTTCAAGATTTTTCCTCAAAATACCAGTGAATTTAGCAAGACTGAGCTTATTGCTATTATGGACTGTATAGCTACAATTGCTCTTCCTTTGAATGACATCTTTGGCCCATATGAAGTGCTCAATTTTACACTCAATGGAGCCTATGCAGATG TCAATCCTGAATATCAAAAAAACCTGAGAATACTTGATGTGATTGGAATTGTGTCCGGGTGCATTGCTGGCCTCATTGCAATATCTTTggtcattttgtttattttgcggaaaaagaaatcaaagcGTATGCACGAGGTTTCAAGGCAACTGTCAT TTGAACTTCCAATCAGAGCTGCAAGTGTCAAGAGATTTAGTTTCACACAACTTGAAAAAGCTACCAACGGTTTTAGTGAGACTAGTCTAGTAGGTCAAGGAGGCTATGGAAATgtttataaaggcattttggaTGATGGCACAGTTGTGGCAATCAAGAGGGCAAAGCAAGGATCCCTGCAGGGTGAGAGAGAATTCTTAACTGAAATAGAAGTTTTGTCACGTTTACATCATCGCAACCTCGTTTCATTGGTTGGATATTGTGATGAAGAACATGAGCAG ATGTTGGTATATGAGTTTATGCCTAATGGTTCTGTTCATGACCTCCTATATG GTAGATTCCGCAACCCTATGAGTTTTGCCATGAGATTGCATATTGCATTGGGTTCAGCCAAGGGCATTATCTACCTCCATAAAGACGCTGATCCAGCCATCATCCACAGAGATATAAAGGCAAACAATATATTGTTGGACTCCAGTTTTACTCCAAAAGTTTCTGATTTTGGAATCTCAAAGCTTGCACCAGTTCCAAGTCATGCAGGAGGTGAAGGTGAGGTGTTCACTGCTGTGAGAGGCACGCCA GGATACCTTGACCCTCAATACATACTAACTCACCATTTGACAGAAAAGAGTGATATTTATAGCCTGGGAATTGTATTTCTAGAGCTGTTGACTGGGAGGAAGCCTAATCATCATGGTAGAAACATTGTTCTAGAG GTGAATTCAGCATGCCAATCTGGGAGGATTTACTCTGTGATAGACAATCGCATGGGTCCATACTCATCCGAATGCCTCAGAAGGTTTATGGCATTAGCCCTCCAGTGTTGTGAGCACGAGACCAAGGATCGACCTTCAATGCTGCAAATTGTGAGAGAGTTAGAGAACATATCTTCAATGCTTCCAGAATCAGAAACCTGCCCAACAGATTCAGATATGTTAGCCTCCTCAGGCTCAGGATCCTCAGGATTTCCCGCATCATCTGTCAGTTCCAGAAGAAACTCACATCTGTCTGGGGACTTTCCTGAAGATGGAAGCCACCTTGTTAGTGGTGTTGTCCCCACCATCAGACCTCGCTGA
- the LOC123212972 gene encoding histone acetyltransferase TAP1 yields the protein MCDLIFGIKQSQFFLKIGTAQRLRKNLQPEKNMLTHNAMAAFSLPPVVSSVYQSQFSHQLLFPHNLNYGLSNASRKFKASRLNANFWDSIRSGFLKNNTTQVIDLPSTLEEEEEPMPEEFILIEKTQQDGEIEQIIFSSGGDVDVYDLQALCDKVGWPRRPLSKLAAALKNSYMVATLHSVRKSPGSEGNDQKKLIGLARATSDHAFNATIWDVLVDPSYQGRGLGKALVEKLVRALLQRDIGNISLFADSQVVEFYQNLGFEPDPEGIKGMFWYPR from the exons ATGTGCGACTTGATCTTTGGCATCAAGCAGTCTCAGTTCTTTCTAAAGATAGGAACGGCACAGAGACTGAGAAAAAATCTACAACCAGAGAAAAACATGTTAACCCACAATGCTATGGCTGCTTTTTCTTT aCCCCCAGTTGTTTCATCTGTTTACCAATCTCAATTCTCCCATCAGCTGCTGTTTCCACACAATCTAAATTATGGGTTGTCAAACG CGAGCAGAAAGTTTAAAGCTTCACGACTCAATGCTAACTTTTGGGATTCTATAAGATCTGG GTTCTTGAAAAACAACACAACACAAGTCATTGATCTGCCCTCTACActtgaagaagaggaagaaccTATGCCTGAGGAGTTTATTCTTATTGAAAAGACTCAACAAGATGGAGAAATTGAACAGATTATATTCTCATCGGGTGGAGATGTTGATGTTTATGATCTTCAAGCCCTATGTGATAAG gtAGGCTGGCCTCGGAGGCCACTTTCAAAACTAGCTGCAGCTTTGAAAAATAGCTATATGGTTGCCACTCTGCATTCTGTTAGGAAATCACCAGGATCAG AGGGGAATGACCAAAAGAAGTTAATTGGCTTGGCTCGTGCAACGTCTGATCATGCCTTCAATGCCACAATTTGGGATGTTCTTGTGGATCCCAGCTATCAG GGCCGGGGACTTGGGAAGGCCCTTGTTGAAAAGCTTGTAAGAGCTCTTCTACAAAGGGATATTGGGAATATATCTCTCTTCGCAGATAGTCAAG TTGTGGAGTTCTATCAAAATTTAGGTTTTGAACCTGATCCAGAGGGCATTAAAGGAATGTTTTGGTACCCAAGATAA
- the LOC123209863 gene encoding BTB/POZ domain-containing protein At3g08570-like, with protein sequence MKLMKEIMVSSDSPFSYSLRSPTPKFCSSFTTRIFSDVAGDITIVVDGEPFLLHKFPLVSRSGKIRKMVADAKDSNNSKLELDNLPGGPLSFELAMKFCYGMNFEITTANVAHLRCAAEYLEMTEEYCEENLIARSEVYLNEVVVQSLEKSVEVLCTCEMLPCLVEEVGIVKRCVEAIAMNACKEQLASGLSQLDCDAESTELKGGCLDWWIEDLSLLGIDYYQRVICAMGSLGIRPDSITASIMHYAQTSLKGIGKCQIWNPARMKSSPTAVENDQRTIVETLVNLLPTEKSSSIPQNFLFGMLRMAIMVDASIACKLELERRIAFRLEMVSLDDLLIPSIQAGDSLFDVDTVHRILVNFLQRIEDEENEECGYESEGFASLGHGSLLKVGRLIDAYLAEIAPDPYMSLQKFIAMIEILPDYARVIDDGLYRAVDIYLKAHPMLTEHDCKKLCKFIDCQKLSQEASNHAAQNDRLPVQMAVRVLYFEQLRLKNSFSGSSGDGFLSQRISSGVPSAAMSPRDNYASLRRENRELKLEISRMRVRLSELEKEQMFMKQGMMDKSGNGKTFFTSLSRGFGRIAIFSGPAGGKRQKSGRKLRAEAKTGRSRRNSVS encoded by the exons ATGAAGCTGATGAAAGAGATCATGGTTTCTTCAGACTCTCCTTTCTCTTATTCCCTCCGCTCTCCTACTCCCAAGTTCTGCAGCTCCTTCACCACTCG TATCTTTTCAGATGTTGCAGGGGACATTACAATTGTTGTTGATGGGGAGCCCTTTCTACTTCACAAG TTTCCTCTGGTGTCTCGAAGTGGAAAGATTCGGAAAATGGTTGCAGATGCCAAGGAttctaataattcaaaattggaGCTTGACAACTTACCAGGTGGACCACTGTCATTTGAGCTTGCTATGAAATTTTGTTACGGTATGAACTTTGAGATCACAACTGCAAACGTGGCCCATCTGCGCTGTGCTGCAGAATACTTGGAAATGACTGAAGAATACTGTGAAGAAAACCTTATTGCACGCTCAGAAGTTTACCTGAATGAGGTTGTGGTTCAAAGTCTTGAAAAGTCTGTGGAAGTCCTTTGTACATGTGAGATGCTACCTTGTTTAGTAGAGGAGGTGGGGATTGTGAAGAGATGTGTGGAGGCTATAGCCATGAATGCTTGCAAGGAGCAATTGGCATCAGGTTTGTCTCAGTTAGATTGTGATGCCGAATCTACTGAACTCAAGGGTGGGTGCCTTGATTGGTGGATTGAGGATCTCTCACTGCTTGGAATTGATTATTATCAGAGAGTTATCTGTGCCATGGGAAGCCTAGGTATTCGACCAGATAGCATTACTGCATCGATAATGCATTATGCTCAAACATCATTAAAGGGTATTGGAAAATGCCAAATTTGGAATCCAGCAAGGATGAAATCAAGCCCTACTGCAGTAGAAAATGACCAGAGGACTATAGTGGAAACTCTTGTAAATCTTCTGCCTACTGAGAAAAGCTCTTCCATTCCacagaattttctttttgggaTGCTAAGGATGGCAATCATGGTGGATGCAAGTATTGCCTGCAAGCTTGAACTGGAAAGGAGAATTGCGTTTCGATTGGAGATGGTTTCACTTGATGATTTACTTATACCTTCCATCCAGGCTGGGGATTCATTGTTCGACGTTGATACTGTCCATCGAATACTGGTGAATTTCCTGCAGCgtattgaagatgaagaaaatgaagaatgtGGTTATGAATCAGAAGGCTTTGCTTCTCTAGGCCATGGTTCTTTGTTGAAAGTAGGACGGCTTATTGATGCATATCTAGCAGAGATTGCTCCTGATCCTTACATGAGTTTGCAGAAATTCATTGCCATGATTGAGATATTGCCTGATTATGCTCGAGTTATTGATGATGGGCTTTACAGAGCAGTTGACATATATTTGAAG GCTCATCCAATGCTGACTGAACATGATTGTAAGAAGCTCTGCAAGTTCATAGACTGTCAAAAGCTCTCACAAGAAGCCTCCAATCACGCGGCGCAGAATGATAGGCTCCCTGTACAGATGGCTGTCAGAGTCCTCTATTTTGAGCAACTTCGGTTGAAGAACTCCTTTTCTGGAAGTTCTGGAGATGGATTCCTGTCTCAGAGAATAAGCAGTGGTGTCCCCAGTGCAGCCATGTCCCCTCGAGATAACTATGCTTCCTTAAGGAGGGAAAACCGAGAACTAAAGCTTGAGATCTCGAGAATGAGAGTGAGACTGAGCGAGTTGGAGAAGGAGCAGATGTTCATGAAACAAGGTATGATGGATAAGTCAGGAAATGGAAAAACTTTCTTCACCTCACTCTCTAGAGGGTTCGGAAGAATCGCAATTTTTAGTGGTCCAGCAGGCGGAAAACGTCAAAAGTCAGGTCGTAAACTTCGAGCAGAGGCAAAAACCGGTAGGAGTAGGAGGAACTCAGTTTCCTAG
- the LOC123209879 gene encoding V-type proton ATPase subunit E2-like, whose protein sequence is MNDADVSRQIQQMVRFIRQEAEEKANEISVSAEEEFNIEKLQLVEAEKKKIKQDYERKTKQVDVRRKIEYSTQLNAARIKVLQVQDDLVKAMKESASKELARLFNDKKAYRKLLKSLIIQSMISLREPAIMLRCREIDLKVVEALMEEVKKEYTDKAKVAVPTITIDTKVHLPPPPSSEDSHAPSCSGGVVVASQDGKIVCENTLDHRLEIAFQKKLPEIRKRLLGKVGA, encoded by the exons atgaatgacGCTGATGTTTCCAGGCAGATTCAGCAGATGGTGCGGTTCATCCGCCAGGAAGCGGAGGAGAAGGCTAATGAGATCTCTGTCTCCGCTGAGGAG GAATTTAACATAGAGAAATTGCAACTGGTAGAAGCTGAGAAGAAAAAGATCAAACAGGATTATGAACGAAAGACAAAGCAAGTCGATGTGCGAAGGAAAAT TGAATATTCAACTCAATTGAATGCCGCTCGAATAAAAGTTCTCCAGGTGCAGGATGATTTGGTGAAAGCCATGAAAGAATCTGCTTCTAAGGAGCTTGCCCGTCTTTTCAATGACAAGAAGGCTTACCGAAAGCTTCTAAAAAGCTTGATTATTCAG aGTATGATCAGTCTAAGGGAGCCGGCGATAATGCTGAGGTGCAGAGAGATAGACTTAAAAGTGGTTGAGGCACTTATGgaagaagtgaaaaaagaatacaCTGATAAGGCCAAAGTAGCAGTTCCCACTATCACTATTGACACTAAAGTGCACCTCCCACCACCACCAAGCAGTGAAGATTCACATGCTCCTTCTTG TTCTGGTGGGGTAGTTGTGGCTTCGCAAGATGGGAAGATAGTGTGTGAGAATACTTTAGATCACAGATTGGAAATTGCTTTTCAAAAAAAACTGCCTGAG ATCAGGAAGCGCCTTCTGGGAAAAGTGGGTGCATGA
- the LOC123193533 gene encoding acid phosphatase 1 isoform X2 gives MMRSIRELFLFLLLGIFSKAISMKPPHSRSSSDSQESFSYCLSWRLAVEANNVRAWRTVPTQCLRYIETYMTGGQYDRDVELIAEQILLYATEITVSDDGLDAWILDVDDTCISNILYYREKRYGCDPYDSSGFKAWALTGGCPAIPAMLVLFNKLVESGFKIILVTGRDEATFGEVTRDNLRDQGFIGYDRLIMRSESDRGKSAVAYKSEIRKQLMEEDYRIWGNVGDQWSDLQGECVGNRTFKIPNPMYFVP, from the exons ATGATGCGGTCCATCAGGGAACTCTTTCTGTTTCTGCTACTCGGGATTTTTTCCAAGGCCATAAGCATGAAGCCTCCGCACTCGAGAAGTTCGAGCGATTCCCAGGAAAGCTTCAGCTATTGCTTGAGTTGGAGGCTTGCTGTGGAGGCCAACAATGTACGGGCTTGGCGCACTGTCCCAACTCAGTGCCTGCGCTACATTGAAACTTACATGACCGGTGGCCAATATGACAGAGATGTGGAGCTCATTGCAGAGCAAATCTTGTTATACGCCACTGAAATCACCGTCTCTGACGATGGCTTGGATGCCTGGATTCTCGATGTCGATGACACTTGCATCTCCAATATTTTATACTACAGAGAAAAGCGATATGG GTGTGATCCATATGACTCATCTGGATTCAAGGCTTGGGCGTTAACAGGTGGTTGCCCGGCGATTCCTGCCATGCTTGTGCTGTTTAACAAGCTGGTTGAAAGCGGATTCAAAATCATCCTGGTGACCGGCAGAGATGAAGCAACTTTCGGGGAAGTCACTAGAGATAATTTGCGTGATCAGGGATTCATTGGCTACGATAGGCTGATTATGAG GAGTGAAAGCGACAGAGGCAAGAGTGCAGTGGCTTACAAGTCTGAAATTCGGAAACAGTTAATGGAAGAAGACTACAGAATCTGGGGGAATGTGGGCGATCAGTGGAGTGATTTGCAAGGAGAATGTGTTGGAAACCGCACTTTTAAGATTCCAAATCCCATGTATTTTGTTCCTTAA
- the LOC123193533 gene encoding acid phosphatase 1 isoform X1 yields MVFKAMMRSIRELFLFLLLGIFSKAISMKPPHSRSSSDSQESFSYCLSWRLAVEANNVRAWRTVPTQCLRYIETYMTGGQYDRDVELIAEQILLYATEITVSDDGLDAWILDVDDTCISNILYYREKRYGCDPYDSSGFKAWALTGGCPAIPAMLVLFNKLVESGFKIILVTGRDEATFGEVTRDNLRDQGFIGYDRLIMRSESDRGKSAVAYKSEIRKQLMEEDYRIWGNVGDQWSDLQGECVGNRTFKIPNPMYFVP; encoded by the exons ATGGTGTTCAAGGCAATGATGCGGTCCATCAGGGAACTCTTTCTGTTTCTGCTACTCGGGATTTTTTCCAAGGCCATAAGCATGAAGCCTCCGCACTCGAGAAGTTCGAGCGATTCCCAGGAAAGCTTCAGCTATTGCTTGAGTTGGAGGCTTGCTGTGGAGGCCAACAATGTACGGGCTTGGCGCACTGTCCCAACTCAGTGCCTGCGCTACATTGAAACTTACATGACCGGTGGCCAATATGACAGAGATGTGGAGCTCATTGCAGAGCAAATCTTGTTATACGCCACTGAAATCACCGTCTCTGACGATGGCTTGGATGCCTGGATTCTCGATGTCGATGACACTTGCATCTCCAATATTTTATACTACAGAGAAAAGCGATATGG GTGTGATCCATATGACTCATCTGGATTCAAGGCTTGGGCGTTAACAGGTGGTTGCCCGGCGATTCCTGCCATGCTTGTGCTGTTTAACAAGCTGGTTGAAAGCGGATTCAAAATCATCCTGGTGACCGGCAGAGATGAAGCAACTTTCGGGGAAGTCACTAGAGATAATTTGCGTGATCAGGGATTCATTGGCTACGATAGGCTGATTATGAG GAGTGAAAGCGACAGAGGCAAGAGTGCAGTGGCTTACAAGTCTGAAATTCGGAAACAGTTAATGGAAGAAGACTACAGAATCTGGGGGAATGTGGGCGATCAGTGGAGTGATTTGCAAGGAGAATGTGTTGGAAACCGCACTTTTAAGATTCCAAATCCCATGTATTTTGTTCCTTAA